In Acidimicrobiales bacterium, the sequence CGCCGAGATCGAGCGCATCGAGGGGACGGCCGTCCCCGTCGGCACCCTCGACGCCACGTTCTACCGGGACGACATCGGCCTGCGCCCGCTGCTCCCCGAGGCCGTCACCGACATCAGCTTCGACCTCGACGGCCTGACCGTGGTGCTGGTGGACGACGTGCTGTTCACCGGGCGCACGGTGCGGGCCGCCCTCAACGCCCTGAACGACTACGGGCGGCCCCGGGCCGTGCAGCTGGCCGTCCTGGTCGACCGGGGCCACCGCGAGCTCCCGATCCGTCCCGACTACGTGGGGAAGAACCTGCCGACGGCGCGCGACGAGCTGGTGGACGTGAGCGAGTCGGGCGTCCGGCTCGGGACGGTGCGGCGTTGAGCCGCCACCTGCTGTCGGTGGGCGACCTCGGCGCCGACGGCATCGACGAGATCCTCCGGGTCACCGACTCGTTCGTGGAGGTCAGCTCGCGCGCCATCCCGCGGGTGCCCGCCCTGCGGGGCAAGACGGTGGTGTCGCTCTTCTACGAGGACTCCACCCGCACCCGCCTGTCGTTCGAGACGGCGGCCAAGCGGCTGTCGGCCGACACCATGACGTTCGGGGTGTCGTCGTCGTCGGTGAGCAAGGGTGAGTCGCTGCGCGACACGGTCGAGACCATCGAGGCCATGGGGGTCGACGCCATGGTCGTGCGCCACTCGTCGGCCGGCGTCCCCCGCCAGATCGCCGGGTGGGTCGACGCGTCGGTGGTCAACGCCGGCGACGGCTGGCACGAGCACCCCACCCAGGCCCTGCTCGACTGCTACACCATCCGCCAGCGGCGGGGCCGGGTCGAGGGCCTGCGCATCGCCCTGGTGGGCGACGTGGCCCACAGCCGGGTGGCCCGCTCCGACGTCGCCGCCTTCACGCTGCTCGGCGCCGACGTCACGCTGGTCGCCCCGCCCACCCTCCTCCCGCCCAGCCTGGCCGGGTGGCCGGTGACGGTGAGCCACGACCTCGACGAGGTCATCCCCAAGGTGGACGTCGTCTACGTGCTGCGCATCCAGAAGGAGCGCATCACCGACGCTCTCTTCCCGTCCCTGCGGGAGTACACCGCCACCTACGGCCTGACGCGGCGGCGGGCCGCCCTGCTGGCCGACGACGCGCTGGTGATGCACCCGGGGCCGATGAACCGGGGCGTGGAGATCGCCGCCGAGGCGGCCGAC encodes:
- the pyrR gene encoding bifunctional pyr operon transcriptional regulator/uracil phosphoribosyltransferase PyrR, which produces MSADDLRRAVTRIAHEVLERNHGVEGVVLVGLQTGGVPLARKLAAEIERIEGTAVPVGTLDATFYRDDIGLRPLLPEAVTDISFDLDGLTVVLVDDVLFTGRTVRAALNALNDYGRPRAVQLAVLVDRGHRELPIRPDYVGKNLPTARDELVDVSESGVRLGTVRR
- a CDS encoding aspartate carbamoyltransferase catalytic subunit — its product is MSRHLLSVGDLGADGIDEILRVTDSFVEVSSRAIPRVPALRGKTVVSLFYEDSTRTRLSFETAAKRLSADTMTFGVSSSSVSKGESLRDTVETIEAMGVDAMVVRHSSAGVPRQIAGWVDASVVNAGDGWHEHPTQALLDCYTIRQRRGRVEGLRIALVGDVAHSRVARSDVAAFTLLGADVTLVAPPTLLPPSLAGWPVTVSHDLDEVIPKVDVVYVLRIQKERITDALFPSLREYTATYGLTRRRAALLADDALVMHPGPMNRGVEIAAEAADLPNAVITDQVANGVAVRMAVLYLLLGSGASLAD